One region of Chlorobiota bacterium genomic DNA includes:
- a CDS encoding choice-of-anchor D domain-containing protein yields MILTLPHLFRLLLLVLAGIALPAIAHGQTDFWLHRAIAERGLTSSNTQVALDAWGNTHAVWGSNDQDRSGVQLFYSSDATGTFSQPLQFTDASNGVVFDSAAISTSPFQFRLDNNGAVHAAFIANRLNHLYLFYTTNRNPSTGKPGRFPAADSLAEVTRYGLAVDSAGVAHIVWVEEFPARYDIRYHSSLDPPAVNTLIASVPCACRVGDPSVSVGSNGVEVVFRADSGSLYYLRKPPTGSFGAITLLPTPQYDRTRFASGTGDLRVASAVDASGTLHILQPHFDATAGHRLLYLDNASGSFNSFFLTRKSDTSARTFALASDHQREQLGAVWTQHPSLTAGGSTAVQMLARTSPSAWSAVGTPTNLNAVSVGSYPFRFSTSSIFLRDGRMVVGGLHGSDSIRWNPAFYDRASIAPTISYLLPDAAAPGMNVVVETYAPYRQQGSFGQDGFQPGTAELQLLNPQDSSRVIVGPTVISWNGRLASTMLFLKAGAAVGAVPVRMRVGAAFSNVDTFFVVKPQQLGGPSGQLSGGGVLGSGGMFGAARSRRGVLVVDSLILLGGAFTVDTSDTDPATPGNQGFLPVTILSRGRVSIAASATLSVSAPNPVSGVPSGVAGPGGGGGGSGGQIGGGSGYTGGGGAGAYLLTNGDGESPGSGGNRSGFWSGGSSLNGTPGGATYPNATSGGGTGHPFGASAWYGRISRKETVEKNIGGYGGGAGGALPLSTGDLSWGGGGGAFGTPGGDGDNFGKDSSGGYVVGSSPLVPIAGGSGGGAAFAPPTNTANGGGGGGALLLVSFGSLNLAGRIAANGADGVGNQGLLGASGGGGGAGGAILLAAKRDISLPGLAPLSARGGQGGIGATGGNNGGNGGEGRIRIDGRTAQNPGITPTPAYRGPALIGSGGVQSLPGQKVTGSGMPGATIHLFSRSESTPWNYSGPLVATVGSDSLWSVTLGNDLNPGPLFLVAMQRVANASREEFRMEPEWVMSPAAGGIAGRAAVAPLPDTVDVGCIRFDSCGTYSIPIKNIGDYSDLLIRDAWITGDTVFTVAGRDGVILAGATGSIRVRFCPDSSKAFSATLTILTNATPDTLRTIVLRGCGLSGILTSTEATMQLGQRCPGVCVDTTITFRNVGNAALEMEQIVGDSIRMTVEVLSGISFPKRLEPGDSVTVRLRLCLRRIDVNGSRIYALSNAIEPIYSELIVYAINAGPAPIVPDVVDFGNVTLPATDPCITRSFTVKNQSAISPLRVVIGQVSSPAFTLISPATRDTTIPPEGSVELIGKFCSNQVGTFRDTLRFSFSSGGCTLDTAVEWIGTASFVRPQPNVIRPLIGDTLRFPASIIGIDRYVDSVIILNTGNATARIRPPALIRDAGTGVAELEIDNVTQPIFPYDLEPNQSVAIRLNFAPTAAGEKKAFLLLQDSNGWSDTVVVVGRGIASSIRLTPALLDFGDVRVGSVSDENMAEVTNMGDAVEEVKRVVRSGDTSAIVRAAIAPVPPVELLPAQGNSLKLSYRFAPVAEREYEAFDTVVFAARTSLRLRGRGVLEHAAADRDTVDFGCQFAGSPVDSANAIVIRNTGTYPLTVDSLAVVEGGEWFQIVGGSAATIPPQGTAAFALRYSPHTGQASGKVRLFSSAAEVVEVQLLGDLCADTRQLSIAVAETSGAIGETANITISVELSQPLDRSLPVSMTLAYSDDIITPLWDSGPIQQGTIPGVAVSSGGEGVMKISGEIPAMTATGTLLKMPVRVLLGATWFSPLRLTNVAVKAAGIGLHTTNARLLVLDCDTTGGIIFQGNYALSQNTPNPFNPTTTIRYEIARQDRVRLTLYGPMGNQVATLLDEVQQKGTYEYHLNAKGLPSGVYTYQLQSGPFRKTRRMVVME; encoded by the coding sequence TTGATCCTCACGCTGCCGCATCTGTTCCGGCTGCTGCTACTGGTCCTTGCTGGCATTGCCTTGCCGGCGATTGCCCATGGGCAAACGGATTTTTGGCTCCATCGCGCAATTGCCGAGCGGGGGCTTACCAGCAGCAACACCCAGGTGGCGTTGGATGCTTGGGGGAACACCCACGCGGTGTGGGGATCGAACGACCAGGACCGGTCCGGCGTCCAGCTTTTTTACTCCAGCGATGCCACCGGAACCTTCAGCCAACCGCTCCAGTTCACCGATGCGTCCAACGGCGTGGTGTTCGACTCGGCAGCGATTTCCACTTCTCCGTTCCAGTTCCGGCTGGATAACAATGGCGCGGTCCATGCCGCTTTTATCGCCAACCGGCTGAACCACCTCTACCTGTTTTATACCACCAATCGCAACCCTTCAACCGGAAAGCCCGGGCGGTTCCCCGCTGCCGATTCTTTGGCCGAAGTTACCCGCTACGGCTTGGCCGTTGACTCCGCCGGCGTGGCCCATATCGTCTGGGTTGAGGAGTTCCCGGCACGCTACGACATCCGCTACCATTCCTCGCTGGATCCCCCCGCGGTCAACACGCTGATTGCCAGCGTCCCTTGCGCTTGCCGCGTGGGGGACCCTTCGGTCAGCGTTGGGAGCAACGGGGTGGAAGTGGTGTTCCGCGCCGACAGCGGATCGCTCTACTATCTGCGCAAGCCGCCAACAGGGTCGTTCGGGGCGATCACGCTTCTCCCAACGCCACAGTACGACCGCACACGCTTCGCCAGCGGCACGGGTGACCTTCGTGTGGCTTCGGCGGTGGACGCATCGGGCACGCTCCATATCCTGCAACCTCACTTCGACGCGACCGCGGGCCACCGCTTGCTCTATCTTGATAACGCCTCCGGCAGTTTCAACTCCTTCTTTCTCACCAGAAAATCCGACACCTCGGCCCGCACGTTTGCGCTTGCATCCGATCATCAGCGCGAGCAGCTTGGCGCGGTCTGGACGCAGCATCCTTCCCTGACCGCTGGCGGCAGCACTGCCGTGCAGATGCTTGCGCGAACCTCTCCTTCGGCTTGGTCCGCGGTTGGCACGCCAACGAATCTGAATGCTGTTTCGGTCGGCTCCTATCCGTTCCGTTTCTCAACCTCATCAATCTTTTTGCGGGATGGGCGGATGGTGGTTGGCGGGCTTCATGGTTCCGACAGCATCCGCTGGAATCCAGCATTCTACGACCGGGCCTCCATTGCCCCAACCATCAGCTATCTGCTCCCCGATGCCGCGGCCCCGGGGATGAACGTGGTGGTGGAAACCTACGCCCCCTACCGCCAACAAGGGAGCTTTGGCCAGGATGGATTCCAGCCCGGCACGGCGGAGCTTCAGTTGCTGAACCCGCAGGATAGCAGCCGCGTGATTGTTGGCCCAACGGTGATTAGTTGGAACGGGCGGCTTGCCTCAACCATGCTGTTTCTGAAAGCTGGCGCAGCGGTTGGTGCGGTCCCGGTGCGGATGCGGGTTGGCGCAGCGTTCAGCAATGTGGATACTTTTTTTGTGGTGAAACCGCAGCAGCTTGGCGGACCTTCCGGACAACTTTCCGGCGGGGGAGTTCTTGGCTCGGGGGGGATGTTTGGCGCGGCGCGTTCGCGGCGTGGGGTGCTGGTTGTGGACTCGCTGATCCTGCTTGGCGGCGCGTTCACTGTTGACACCAGCGACACGGACCCGGCAACCCCGGGCAATCAAGGCTTCCTTCCGGTGACGATTCTGTCGCGTGGAAGGGTAAGCATTGCTGCGTCGGCAACGCTCTCGGTTTCGGCTCCCAATCCCGTCTCGGGTGTTCCTTCTGGCGTTGCCGGACCCGGCGGCGGTGGTGGTGGATCGGGAGGGCAGATCGGTGGGGGATCGGGCTACACCGGCGGCGGCGGTGCTGGCGCATACTTGCTGACAAATGGGGATGGTGAATCGCCTGGAAGCGGCGGAAACCGCTCCGGATTCTGGAGCGGCGGAAGCTCGTTGAACGGCACTCCAGGCGGCGCAACGTATCCGAACGCCACCTCGGGCGGGGGAACGGGCCACCCGTTTGGCGCGTCGGCATGGTACGGGCGTATCAGCCGGAAGGAGACAGTCGAAAAAAATATTGGTGGATATGGCGGCGGTGCTGGCGGCGCGCTCCCCCTTTCCACCGGTGACCTTTCGTGGGGTGGCGGCGGCGGCGCGTTCGGAACGCCTGGCGGGGATGGCGATAACTTCGGGAAAGATAGCAGCGGCGGCTACGTTGTTGGGTCCTCACCGTTGGTTCCAATCGCGGGGGGAAGCGGCGGCGGCGCGGCGTTTGCGCCCCCAACCAACACCGCCAACGGTGGCGGCGGCGGCGGCGCGTTGTTGCTGGTCTCGTTCGGGTCGCTCAATCTTGCTGGGCGCATTGCTGCCAACGGTGCGGATGGCGTTGGGAATCAAGGATTGCTTGGTGCCAGCGGTGGCGGCGGCGGTGCTGGCGGCGCGATTCTGTTGGCCGCAAAAAGGGATATCAGTTTGCCCGGGCTGGCTCCGTTATCGGCGCGTGGCGGGCAAGGGGGGATTGGAGCAACCGGGGGGAACAACGGCGGCAACGGTGGCGAGGGCCGCATCAGAATTGATGGACGAACAGCGCAAAACCCCGGCATCACCCCAACCCCAGCCTACCGTGGCCCGGCATTGATTGGAAGCGGTGGGGTGCAATCGCTGCCGGGCCAAAAGGTGACGGGGAGCGGAATGCCCGGGGCCACCATCCATCTGTTTTCCCGCTCGGAATCAACCCCGTGGAATTACTCAGGACCGCTGGTGGCCACCGTCGGGAGCGACAGTTTGTGGAGCGTCACTCTTGGGAATGATCTCAACCCCGGCCCGCTGTTTCTTGTGGCGATGCAGCGCGTTGCCAACGCAAGCCGTGAGGAATTCCGGATGGAGCCGGAGTGGGTGATGTCGCCGGCGGCGGGGGGCATTGCCGGGCGCGCAGCGGTTGCGCCGCTTCCCGACACGGTTGATGTTGGCTGCATCCGTTTCGACAGCTGCGGTACGTACAGCATCCCCATCAAAAACATCGGCGATTACAGCGACCTTCTGATCCGCGACGCCTGGATTACTGGCGACACAGTGTTTACCGTGGCTGGGCGCGATGGAGTGATCCTTGCCGGGGCAACCGGAAGCATCCGGGTCCGCTTCTGCCCCGATAGCAGCAAGGCCTTTTCCGCCACACTCACGATTCTCACCAACGCCACCCCCGACACGCTCCGGACGATTGTGCTGCGGGGTTGCGGATTGTCGGGAATCCTGACTTCTACCGAAGCCACAATGCAGCTGGGTCAACGCTGCCCCGGCGTGTGCGTGGACACCACCATCACTTTCCGGAACGTTGGAAACGCCGCGCTGGAAATGGAGCAAATCGTTGGCGATAGCATCCGCATGACCGTGGAAGTCTTGTCCGGCATCAGCTTCCCAAAACGGCTGGAGCCGGGGGATTCCGTCACCGTTCGGTTGCGCCTGTGCCTGCGCCGGATTGACGTGAACGGCTCGCGCATTTACGCACTCAGCAATGCCATCGAGCCGATCTACTCCGAACTGATTGTTTACGCCATCAACGCCGGCCCGGCCCCGATTGTGCCCGATGTTGTTGACTTCGGCAACGTCACGCTTCCGGCAACGGACCCTTGCATCACCCGCTCCTTCACGGTGAAAAATCAAAGCGCGATTTCTCCATTACGGGTGGTGATCGGGCAGGTGAGTTCGCCAGCGTTCACCCTGATTTCCCCCGCCACCCGCGACACCACAATCCCGCCGGAAGGGAGCGTTGAGCTTATCGGGAAATTCTGCTCCAACCAAGTCGGGACCTTCCGCGACACGCTGCGGTTCTCCTTCAGCTCCGGCGGCTGCACGCTTGATACGGCGGTGGAGTGGATTGGGACGGCTTCCTTCGTCCGCCCGCAGCCGAACGTGATTCGCCCGCTGATTGGCGACACGCTTCGGTTCCCGGCTTCCATCATCGGCATTGATCGCTACGTGGATTCGGTGATTATCCTGAACACCGGAAACGCCACCGCACGCATCCGCCCGCCGGCGCTAATCCGGGATGCCGGAACCGGAGTGGCGGAACTGGAGATAGACAACGTCACCCAGCCAATCTTCCCGTACGACCTTGAGCCAAACCAGAGCGTCGCAATCCGGCTGAACTTTGCGCCCACCGCCGCAGGGGAAAAGAAGGCGTTCCTTCTGCTGCAAGATTCCAACGGCTGGAGCGATACCGTGGTGGTGGTTGGGCGGGGAATTGCCTCCAGCATCCGGCTAACCCCCGCGCTGCTCGATTTTGGCGACGTGCGCGTTGGCTCCGTCTCTGATGAAAACATGGCGGAGGTGACGAACATGGGGGATGCCGTTGAAGAAGTGAAACGGGTGGTGCGTTCTGGCGACACCAGCGCAATCGTCCGCGCGGCGATTGCACCGGTTCCTCCGGTGGAGTTGCTGCCGGCCCAGGGGAATTCCCTGAAGCTGAGCTACCGGTTTGCTCCCGTTGCCGAACGTGAGTACGAGGCGTTCGACACGGTGGTGTTTGCTGCGCGAACGTCGCTTCGGCTGCGGGGGCGTGGGGTGCTGGAACACGCCGCTGCGGACCGCGACACGGTGGATTTTGGATGCCAGTTTGCCGGATCGCCGGTGGATTCCGCGAACGCCATCGTGATCCGCAACACCGGAACGTATCCCCTAACGGTGGATAGCCTTGCTGTGGTGGAAGGGGGGGAGTGGTTCCAGATCGTGGGGGGAAGCGCGGCAACGATACCCCCCCAGGGAACGGCTGCGTTCGCCCTTCGATACAGCCCACACACCGGACAGGCTTCCGGCAAAGTGCGGCTGTTCAGCTCGGCAGCGGAAGTGGTGGAAGTGCAGTTGCTTGGCGACCTCTGCGCCGATACTCGGCAGCTTTCCATCGCCGTTGCGGAAACTTCGGGGGCGATTGGGGAGACGGCAAACATCACCATCAGCGTGGAGCTTAGCCAGCCGCTTGACCGCAGCCTTCCGGTCAGCATGACGCTTGCCTACAGCGACGACATCATCACGCCGTTGTGGGATAGCGGGCCAATTCAGCAAGGGACGATTCCTGGCGTGGCGGTCAGCAGCGGAGGGGAAGGGGTGATGAAGATCAGCGGAGAGATACCGGCAATGACGGCCACCGGAACGCTGCTGAAAATGCCGGTGCGGGTGCTGTTGGGGGCCACGTGGTTCAGCCCG